In one Methanobacterium sp. Maddingley MBC34 genomic region, the following are encoded:
- a CDS encoding tryptophan synthase, alpha chain (PFAM: Tryptophan synthase alpha chain~TIGRFAM: tryptophan synthase, alpha subunit) — translation MSAPDLKVESYQKMFAMVKSKNEGAFIPFVVAGDPDFDTSLEIVKTFVENGADALEIGFAFSDPVADGPTVQEADLRALKAGMTTKRGFEFIKKIREFTPIPIGLLVYYNLIYQMGLDEFYQAARENGVNAVLAADLPPEEAHDAVAASHKYGIQQIFMAAQTTSNERLQKISKLCEGFLYVVAVMGVTGARGDLEISTVELIERVKEHTNLPLCVGFGISKPEHVQNVIKTGGDGAIVASAILNIIQENLQDKEIMKEKIGTFCRQLKEATHKGNGISD, via the coding sequence ATGAGTGCCCCTGATTTAAAAGTGGAAAGTTACCAGAAAATGTTTGCAATGGTTAAATCTAAAAATGAAGGGGCTTTCATCCCATTTGTGGTTGCAGGAGATCCTGATTTTGACACTTCCCTGGAAATTGTGAAAACCTTCGTTGAAAATGGTGCTGATGCCCTAGAAATCGGGTTCGCATTTAGTGACCCGGTTGCAGATGGCCCCACAGTCCAGGAAGCAGATTTAAGAGCACTCAAAGCAGGTATGACCACTAAGCGAGGATTTGAATTTATCAAAAAGATCAGAGAATTCACCCCCATACCCATTGGCCTCCTGGTTTACTACAACCTCATCTATCAAATGGGTTTAGATGAATTTTACCAGGCCGCCAGGGAAAATGGGGTTAATGCCGTTCTTGCAGCTGATCTACCACCTGAAGAAGCTCATGATGCAGTGGCTGCTTCCCATAAATATGGAATTCAGCAGATTTTCATGGCTGCCCAGACCACCAGCAATGAAAGGTTACAGAAGATTTCCAAGCTTTGTGAGGGATTCCTGTATGTGGTGGCAGTTATGGGAGTCACCGGTGCCAGGGGTGACCTGGAAATAAGCACTGTGGAATTAATAGAACGGGTGAAAGAACATACCAATCTTCCCCTGTGTGTAGGTTTTGGTATTTCCAAACCAGAACACGTACAGAACGTTATTAAAACCGGTGGTGATGGTGCCATTGTAGCCAGTGCCATATTAAATATAATTCAGGAAAATCTCCAGGATAAGGAGATTATGAAAGAAAAAATAGGAACATTCTGCAGACAACTTAAAGAAGCAACCCATAAAGGAAATGGAATATCTGATTAG
- a CDS encoding anthranilate phosphoribosyltransferase (PFAM: Glycosyl transferase family, a/b domain; Glycosyl transferase family, helical bundle domain~TIGRFAM: anthranilate phosphoribosyltransferase) yields MIYNCLKKVVTREDLSEEEAYECMIKMMSGQSSDVEMAAFLSALATKGEVVDEITGFVKAMREFSIKVAPRLDEPLIDTCGTGGDSFKTFNISTIATIIAAASGVPIAKHGNRAISSKCGGADILEAMGVNINCDASGVEFCLENAGIGFMFAPNFHPAMKQVMPVRRKLGIRTVFNILGPLTSPASADIHLMGVFHPDYVELIAQVLKNLGVKKAMVMHGFDSDGNPALDEISIIGKTTAAILDNGEIEVVQLYPEDFGLHTVDEDLIRAQDTLKENLEIALEVLEGKMENPAQKARMDICLANAGAILFLVGKARDLKEGVDLARENIQKGYALEKLQEFKRVSNDSDQSQITNLNSSLLK; encoded by the coding sequence ATGATTTATAACTGTTTAAAAAAAGTTGTAACCAGGGAAGATCTAAGCGAAGAGGAAGCTTATGAGTGTATGATAAAAATGATGAGTGGTCAGTCCAGTGATGTGGAGATGGCTGCATTTTTATCGGCACTGGCCACTAAAGGTGAAGTTGTTGATGAGATAACCGGATTTGTTAAGGCCATGCGTGAGTTTTCCATCAAAGTGGCCCCCCGGTTAGATGAACCTCTGATTGATACCTGTGGTACTGGAGGGGATAGCTTTAAAACATTTAATATCAGCACCATTGCCACTATAATCGCAGCGGCATCTGGTGTGCCCATTGCCAAACATGGAAACCGTGCCATAAGCAGTAAATGTGGTGGAGCTGATATTTTAGAGGCCATGGGAGTGAATATAAATTGTGATGCATCTGGTGTGGAGTTTTGCCTGGAAAATGCAGGGATAGGATTCATGTTCGCCCCTAACTTTCATCCCGCCATGAAACAAGTTATGCCCGTACGGAGAAAACTGGGGATTCGTACAGTTTTCAACATTTTAGGGCCATTAACTTCACCGGCCAGTGCAGATATTCATCTTATGGGTGTTTTCCATCCAGACTATGTGGAGTTGATTGCCCAGGTCCTCAAGAATTTAGGGGTTAAAAAGGCCATGGTAATGCATGGTTTTGATAGTGATGGTAACCCTGCCCTGGATGAAATTTCAATTATTGGTAAAACCACCGCTGCCATTCTGGATAATGGTGAAATAGAAGTTGTTCAACTTTATCCTGAAGATTTTGGGCTTCACACGGTTGATGAAGATTTGATCCGGGCTCAGGATACTCTAAAGGAAAATCTGGAAATTGCATTGGAAGTTCTGGAGGGAAAAATGGAAAATCCTGCTCAGAAGGCCAGGATGGATATCTGTCTGGCCAATGCAGGGGCTATTCTTTTCCTGGTAGGCAAGGCCCGTGACCTTAAAGAGGGAGTGGATTTAGCCAGAGAAAATATCCAGAAGGGATATGCCCTGGAAAAACTGCAGGAGTTCAAGAGAGTTAGCAATGATTCAGATCAATCTCAGATAACAAATCTCAACAGTAGTCTATTAAAATAA
- a CDS encoding copper-(or silver)-translocating P-type ATPase (PFAM: E1-E2 ATPase; haloacid dehalogenase-like hydrolase~TIGRFAM: copper-(or silver)-translocating P-type ATPase; heavy metal translocating P-type ATPase; ATPase, P-type (transporting), HAD superfamily, subfamily IC; heavy metal-(Cd/Co/Hg/Pb/Zn)-translocating P-type ATPase), giving the protein MSKDHQHNHQQCTEDLDSPDTCTCCGGDLFEEKQPTWKHKPILIIITSAVIFAMGIILEKFLNQGLLAEVAFLAVVAVAGFEIIMGAFKGLLKFRFNMNLLITIAAAGAFLIGHGEEGAAVMFLFYVAEFLEDYASERARSSIAALLKLAPETAYVIRNGQELEIHTHDVKLDEKVVIRPGDKVPLDGLVVKGVSAVDQSPITGESMPVTKKEGDEVFAGSINTEGYLEIRVTRKSDETIISRIIELVRQSKNKKSKTEAFIDRFATYYTPTVILAAVLVALIPPFFLNMSFDEWFYRALVLLVVSCPCALAISTPVSMVSGITSATKNGVLIKGGEYVEEMKNVKAMVFDKTGTLTEGRLEVANIINFNDNSREDILQLTASLESHSKHPLAKAILQKATDEGLKLEEVHNFKSITGTGLKGEIRGNTFYVGNKTLFKNLGIINERESQDNDILEKISGYETEGKTTILLGTKQEVLGLMVLIDRIRDDALETVKFLKKNGIRTVMLTGDNEGTARRVASHLGLDEYYHSLLPENKVEKIDELVEHHGHVAMVGDGVNDAPALARANIGIAMGAAGSDVAIESADVALMHDDLSKLEYLLKLSRKTMGVVQQNVALSILVKSSFAIMAVLGLVTLWMAVGIGDMGLSLAVILNAIRIGNQKIQ; this is encoded by the coding sequence ATGTCAAAAGACCATCAACATAACCATCAGCAATGTACAGAAGACCTAGATTCTCCAGACACCTGCACCTGCTGTGGAGGCGACCTATTCGAGGAAAAACAGCCCACTTGGAAGCATAAACCCATATTAATCATCATTACTTCTGCAGTTATTTTTGCAATGGGTATAATCCTTGAAAAATTCCTGAACCAGGGACTTCTTGCCGAGGTGGCTTTCCTGGCTGTGGTGGCAGTGGCTGGCTTTGAAATAATTATGGGGGCATTTAAAGGTTTGTTGAAGTTCCGTTTCAACATGAACCTGCTCATAACCATTGCTGCTGCTGGCGCATTTTTGATTGGTCACGGTGAAGAGGGTGCTGCAGTGATGTTTCTGTTCTATGTGGCTGAGTTTCTGGAGGACTATGCCAGTGAAAGAGCACGCAGCTCAATAGCAGCCCTCCTTAAACTGGCACCTGAAACTGCATATGTCATTAGAAATGGCCAGGAACTTGAAATTCATACTCATGACGTGAAGTTGGATGAGAAAGTTGTGATTCGTCCTGGTGACAAGGTACCTCTTGACGGATTGGTGGTCAAGGGGGTATCGGCAGTGGATCAATCTCCCATAACCGGGGAAAGTATGCCAGTCACCAAAAAAGAGGGTGATGAGGTCTTTGCAGGTTCAATCAACACCGAAGGTTACCTGGAAATAAGGGTAACCCGAAAGTCAGATGAAACCATCATATCCAGAATAATAGAACTGGTTCGCCAGTCTAAAAATAAAAAATCAAAAACAGAAGCATTCATTGACAGATTTGCCACCTATTACACTCCCACAGTTATTCTTGCCGCGGTATTGGTGGCATTGATCCCTCCATTCTTCCTGAACATGTCTTTTGATGAATGGTTCTACCGGGCCCTGGTTTTACTGGTGGTATCATGTCCATGTGCACTGGCAATATCCACCCCAGTCTCCATGGTCTCCGGGATCACCTCCGCCACCAAAAACGGTGTTCTAATAAAAGGAGGAGAATACGTGGAGGAAATGAAGAACGTGAAGGCAATGGTTTTTGATAAAACAGGAACCTTAACCGAAGGCCGCCTGGAAGTGGCAAACATCATCAACTTCAATGATAATTCCCGAGAAGATATTTTACAATTAACTGCTTCCCTGGAATCACATTCCAAACACCCCCTGGCCAAAGCCATACTCCAAAAGGCAACAGATGAAGGTTTAAAACTGGAAGAGGTTCATAACTTCAAATCCATCACCGGGACCGGTTTAAAGGGTGAGATCAGGGGAAACACATTCTATGTGGGAAATAAAACCCTCTTTAAAAATTTAGGTATTATAAATGAAAGGGAATCTCAGGATAATGATATTCTGGAGAAAATAAGTGGATATGAGACTGAAGGTAAAACCACCATCTTGCTGGGAACCAAACAGGAGGTTCTGGGTTTAATGGTGTTAATCGATCGCATCAGGGATGATGCCCTAGAAACTGTCAAATTCCTTAAAAAGAATGGTATCAGGACGGTAATGCTCACTGGCGATAATGAGGGCACTGCCCGGAGGGTAGCATCCCACTTAGGTCTGGATGAATACTACCACAGTCTCCTGCCAGAGAATAAGGTTGAAAAAATAGATGAACTGGTTGAGCACCACGGGCATGTGGCCATGGTGGGTGATGGTGTTAACGATGCACCTGCCCTGGCAAGGGCCAATATAGGAATTGCCATGGGTGCAGCTGGTTCAGATGTGGCCATTGAAAGTGCAGATGTGGCCCTGATGCACGATGATCTGTCCAAATTGGAGTACCTTTTAAAGCTGAGCCGGAAGACAATGGGGGTGGTGCAACAGAACGTTGCACTTTCTATACTGGTTAAAAGTTCCTTTGCCATCATGGCAGTACTGGGTTTGGTAACACTGTGGATGGCTGTGGGAATTGGAGATATGGGTCTTAGCCTGGCGGTTATACTCAATGCCATCAGGATCGGTAATCAGAAAATCCAGTAA
- a CDS encoding putative membrane protein (PFAM: CAAX amino terminal protease family; RDD family) has product MIINIGSDKMDRITFLDNAHQGKNNWWRYILTSAAAWIGPFILILIVLIPFIILSHPVKMNIGPDEVVNTINPLILLIMLGVYYTLSFVLFYFCSRFIHGKTLMNLISTVSKFNWKNMLKGASLWSIIIGFSLVVDVLINPSSVKLSLDLPFLTLLMMSVIIFSIQASFEEIFFRGYLMQGIGLLTRKPFIPLFLTSAIFAIGHFWNGNSIITGIGAVVNMFILGMVLGITTLGENGLETAIGAHIANNILVTSMVGGIDIISDLPSMLTFGGGLSFGVPYFILPFILLTIVFWKKSDKLSLIFKTQDRLNENHQNPTEIQCVNCKTTNPGIAVYCAECGENVVAKYASTSRKLVAFLIDIALLMVISGVLLAIMLVIIFINPKSDTFRPELISGIWIILTTITIFAYFVLMEKNGETIGKMAMKLRVVDEYTQKPIKYRQSIVRNLFLVADLIPFIIPGLLGIIVSAKSDKKQRIGDMVAGTIIIRD; this is encoded by the coding sequence TTGATAATTAATATTGGTTCAGATAAAATGGATAGAATAACTTTCTTAGACAATGCCCATCAAGGAAAAAACAACTGGTGGAGATATATTCTGACCAGTGCTGCAGCATGGATAGGACCATTCATACTGATTTTAATAGTCTTAATTCCATTTATCATCCTGAGTCATCCAGTGAAAATGAATATAGGCCCCGATGAAGTGGTAAATACTATAAATCCCTTAATTTTACTGATAATGCTCGGGGTTTATTACACCCTATCTTTTGTACTTTTTTATTTTTGTTCGCGTTTTATCCATGGTAAAACACTTATGAACCTGATTAGCACTGTTTCAAAGTTTAACTGGAAGAATATGTTAAAGGGAGCTAGTCTCTGGTCCATTATCATAGGGTTTTCCTTAGTGGTGGATGTGCTTATAAATCCCTCCTCAGTTAAGCTATCATTGGACCTGCCATTTCTTACCCTGTTAATGATGAGCGTGATCATCTTCTCCATACAGGCCTCCTTCGAAGAAATATTCTTCCGAGGATATCTCATGCAGGGAATAGGACTCTTAACCAGGAAACCCTTCATACCCCTCTTTTTGACTTCGGCTATTTTCGCCATTGGACATTTCTGGAACGGGAACAGTATTATAACTGGAATCGGAGCAGTAGTTAATATGTTCATCTTGGGAATGGTACTGGGCATCACCACCTTAGGAGAAAACGGTCTAGAAACAGCTATTGGTGCTCATATTGCTAATAATATCCTGGTTACAAGCATGGTAGGAGGTATTGATATCATCAGTGATCTGCCATCTATGTTAACCTTTGGAGGAGGATTATCATTTGGTGTTCCCTATTTTATTTTACCATTCATTCTATTAACCATTGTATTCTGGAAAAAAAGCGACAAATTGTCATTGATATTCAAAACACAGGATAGATTAAATGAAAATCATCAAAACCCCACTGAAATTCAGTGTGTTAACTGTAAAACCACCAATCCAGGAATAGCAGTTTACTGTGCCGAATGCGGAGAGAATGTAGTCGCAAAATATGCATCCACCTCCAGAAAGCTGGTAGCTTTCTTAATCGACATTGCACTTCTAATGGTGATATCCGGAGTTTTACTGGCAATTATGCTTGTAATAATTTTCATAAACCCTAAAAGCGATACATTCCGCCCAGAGTTAATTTCTGGAATCTGGATAATTCTAACAACCATCACAATTTTTGCTTACTTCGTTTTAATGGAAAAGAATGGTGAAACAATAGGTAAAATGGCCATGAAATTGAGAGTTGTTGATGAATACACCCAAAAACCCATTAAATATCGTCAGAGCATTGTAAGGAACCTTTTTTTAGTTGCAGATCTCATTCCGTTTATTATACCTGGTTTGTTAGGTATTATAGTTAGCGCGAAGTCTGATAAAAAACAGAGAATTGGAGATATGGTTGCGGGAACCATTATCATAAGAGATTGA
- a CDS encoding copper/silver-translocating P-type ATPase (PFAM: E1-E2 ATPase; haloacid dehalogenase-like hydrolase~TIGRFAM: copper-(or silver)-translocating P-type ATPase; heavy metal translocating P-type ATPase; ATPase, P-type (transporting), HAD superfamily, subfamily IC), translating into MEHSHPDHEMGHEIKKKPDGHGHHHMIADYKRRFVICLILTIPVIFLTPHIQHFLGINQYLAFTGDIYILFFLSSIIFFYGGYPFFKGIYNESKSRMPGMMTLVAVAITTAYIYSSAVVFGLKGEIFFLELVTLIDIMLLGHWLEMRSVMGASRALEELVKLLPSSAHKIMHDGEIMEVPLEELEVGDQLLVKPGEKVPADGQIMHGETNIDESMLTGESEPVYKKIESEVIAGSINGDGSIQVEILKTGKDSFLSQVINLVEEAQASQSKTQNLADRFAMYLTIIALTGGFITLVVWMIVTAQDLAFSLERAVTVMVTTCPHALGLAIPLVVAVSTALSASNGLLIINRTSFEKARNINAIIFDKTGTLTKGEFGVTDVIPFDETFDNKAILKYASSLEAYSEHPIAKGVAAESKDHLSVETFKSIPGKGVEGRVEGKTVKVVSSGYLKELGFDLDDERIDELISEGKTTVYVIIEGQVKGAIALADIVRPESRETVARFKEMGIKCLMITGDKKEVAEWVSREVGLDQYFAEVLPQDKARKVMEIQEMGLVVAMTGDGINDAPALAQADVGIAIGAGTDVAIETADIILVRSNPLDALYIIKLARSTYRKMVENLAWGAGYNIFAIPLAAGVLSAYGIILTPAMGAVLMSASTIIVAINSRFLRMEK; encoded by the coding sequence ATGGAACATTCCCATCCGGACCATGAAATGGGACACGAGATAAAAAAGAAACCCGACGGACATGGCCACCACCATATGATCGCCGACTACAAGAGGCGTTTCGTGATTTGTTTAATTCTAACAATCCCTGTAATTTTTTTAACACCACATATACAGCATTTTTTAGGTATCAATCAATATTTGGCGTTTACTGGTGATATTTACATCCTTTTCTTTTTGTCGTCAATTATATTCTTTTACGGTGGTTATCCCTTCTTTAAGGGAATCTACAATGAGTCCAAGTCACGAATGCCAGGGATGATGACTCTAGTGGCGGTAGCCATAACTACTGCCTATATTTACAGCAGTGCTGTAGTTTTCGGACTTAAGGGTGAGATATTCTTCCTGGAACTGGTCACTTTAATTGATATCATGCTTTTGGGGCACTGGCTGGAGATGCGATCAGTCATGGGGGCCTCCAGAGCCCTGGAAGAACTGGTAAAACTCCTACCCTCATCTGCCCATAAAATAATGCATGATGGTGAGATCATGGAGGTTCCACTGGAAGAACTGGAAGTAGGAGATCAACTACTGGTTAAACCTGGTGAGAAAGTTCCTGCTGATGGACAGATTATGCATGGTGAAACTAACATAGATGAATCCATGCTCACTGGTGAGTCAGAGCCAGTGTATAAAAAGATTGAAAGTGAGGTTATAGCAGGATCAATAAATGGAGATGGCTCTATCCAAGTAGAAATCCTGAAAACAGGTAAGGATTCTTTCTTGTCTCAAGTGATAAATCTGGTAGAAGAAGCCCAGGCTAGCCAATCCAAAACACAGAACTTGGCAGATCGTTTTGCCATGTATTTGACAATAATAGCCCTTACTGGAGGTTTTATAACTCTGGTTGTCTGGATGATAGTCACTGCACAGGATCTGGCTTTTTCTCTCGAGCGGGCGGTGACGGTAATGGTAACCACCTGTCCGCATGCACTGGGACTGGCCATACCGCTAGTGGTGGCTGTTTCAACAGCACTATCAGCTAGTAATGGTCTATTAATAATAAATAGAACTTCTTTTGAGAAAGCACGGAACATAAATGCTATTATTTTTGATAAAACTGGTACATTAACCAAGGGGGAGTTTGGAGTGACTGATGTCATTCCATTTGATGAAACATTTGATAACAAAGCAATTTTAAAATATGCTTCATCCCTGGAGGCCTATTCAGAACATCCCATTGCAAAAGGTGTGGCTGCAGAGTCAAAAGATCATTTATCAGTGGAGACTTTCAAATCAATTCCTGGAAAAGGTGTAGAAGGAAGAGTTGAGGGTAAAACTGTGAAGGTGGTTAGTTCAGGATATTTGAAAGAATTGGGCTTTGATTTGGATGATGAAAGAATTGATGAATTAATATCAGAAGGGAAAACTACAGTTTATGTAATTATTGAGGGCCAGGTGAAGGGTGCCATCGCCCTGGCAGACATTGTTCGTCCTGAGTCCAGGGAGACTGTGGCCAGGTTTAAGGAAATGGGTATTAAGTGCCTCATGATAACTGGAGATAAAAAGGAAGTGGCAGAATGGGTGTCCAGAGAAGTGGGTCTGGATCAGTATTTCGCTGAGGTCCTCCCTCAGGATAAGGCCCGTAAAGTAATGGAAATACAAGAAATGGGCTTGGTTGTGGCCATGACTGGTGATGGTATCAATGATGCCCCTGCTCTTGCTCAGGCAGATGTGGGAATTGCCATCGGGGCCGGGACTGATGTGGCCATCGAAACAGCGGACATAATCCTGGTCCGGAGCAACCCCCTGGATGCCCTTTACATAATTAAACTGGCCCGTTCCACCTACCGGAAAATGGTGGAGAACCTGGCCTGGGGTGCAGGTTACAATATATTCGCCATACCTTTAGCAGCTGGTGTTTTATCGGCTTATGGAATTATTTTAACCCCTGCCATGGGGGCAGTGCTGATGTCTGCCAGCACCATAATTGTGGCGATTAATTCCAGGTTTTTGAGGATGGAAAAGTAG
- a CDS encoding flavodoxin produces the protein MKALVVYGTRYGTAAEIAEEIARVIKEEGVEVDLVDARGMKDCDISPYDLVVVGSGIKMGKWTKKSLKFLQNNKSSLAEKKVAIFVSCGAANEEDSRTEGQEKYLDEVAAKNLVNQPVATGLFGSVYDPDAKHGIVFNLTNRFIKKDLEKKGLDITKRHDYRDWEGIRTWARDLAGSIKK, from the coding sequence ATGAAAGCATTAGTTGTATACGGAACCAGATACGGCACAGCTGCTGAGATAGCTGAAGAAATAGCTCGCGTTATAAAAGAAGAAGGAGTTGAAGTTGATTTAGTAGACGCCCGTGGCATGAAAGATTGTGACATCTCCCCCTATGATCTGGTAGTGGTGGGAAGTGGGATAAAAATGGGTAAATGGACCAAAAAATCCCTTAAATTCCTTCAAAATAATAAATCTAGCCTTGCTGAGAAAAAAGTTGCCATATTTGTCAGTTGTGGTGCTGCCAATGAAGAGGATAGCCGAACTGAAGGTCAGGAGAAATACCTGGACGAAGTGGCAGCCAAGAACTTAGTAAACCAACCCGTAGCAACTGGACTTTTTGGCAGTGTTTACGATCCTGATGCCAAACATGGAATAGTCTTTAACCTCACCAACAGATTTATTAAAAAAGATTTGGAAAAAAAGGGACTGGATATTACTAAACGCCATGATTACCGTGATTGGGAAGGTATACGTACCTGGGCTCGTGATCTTGCAGGATCTATTAAAAAATGA
- a CDS encoding phosphatidylglycerophosphate synthase (PFAM: CDP-alcohol phosphatidyltransferase) produces MSYKSHIPNGLTSIRFIGGPLFFYGFLNDLFLVSLIILVLSGVTDALDGHIARKMGTSSDRGAYLDVTADFVFIIICFLAYIIQGWYDPLILVLIITMFLLFVATSGLEKPVYDPIGKYLGAYLMLMIFISIILPETIIRQVLSILLILICLTSVLTRLFFFMRRSEGL; encoded by the coding sequence ATGTCATATAAATCCCATATCCCCAATGGATTAACATCTATCAGATTCATAGGCGGTCCTCTCTTTTTTTATGGATTTTTAAATGATTTATTTCTAGTATCCCTAATCATACTAGTTTTATCGGGTGTTACAGATGCATTAGATGGTCATATAGCTAGAAAAATGGGCACATCATCGGATAGGGGAGCATATCTTGATGTGACTGCGGATTTTGTATTTATCATAATTTGTTTTTTGGCCTATATTATCCAGGGGTGGTATGATCCCCTGATCCTTGTCTTGATCATTACCATGTTCTTGCTTTTCGTGGCCACATCCGGCCTCGAGAAACCAGTTTACGATCCAATAGGAAAATATCTGGGAGCTTATCTTATGTTAATGATATTCATCTCCATAATACTCCCTGAAACAATTATAAGACAAGTTTTAAGTATATTGCTAATATTAATCTGTTTAACATCTGTCCTGACTCGTTTATTCTTCTTTATGCGCAGATCAGAGGGTTTATAA